In Candida orthopsilosis Co 90-125, chromosome 4 draft sequence, the genomic stretch CTCTTCCTTCAAGACATATTAGTGAATATTCTCCACCTCAACCACTAGATTTTTTACAGGAAGCTACCGGATCACAGGCTTTACAACAACCTTTATCTGAACGACAATTTAGACCCATACAGCCACCACAGGGTCTGCATATAGCTCAACAAAACTTTCCACAACGACATGAAGCTCAATATTATTATCCATCACCTCAACACCAGCAGAGTCAATCATTTCAACCAATGCACCAGTCACGAGCTGGGTCATATCCTCCACCTATAATTCCACTACAACAAATGCCAGGGACGTACCCCCACAACCCTGAGTTTTATCCCTCTTATCAACACCCTCAATTACCGCCACAACCACAATACATTCCAATACATATGCAAAACTACTATCAGCATTCTATGCCTTCTCTGTCGCTGGTACCTCCACAACACCAAATCTACTACAATGTAGTACCGTACACAATGTCAGATCCATACGGTGGCATTGTTGGCATACCGCGAAAGTCTAAGCAATCATCTACATGGTCGGCAGAAGAAGATAAACTATTACGAGAACTAAAAGAGGTTCAAAAGTTGGGGTGGAGAGAaatatcaacttttttcCATGAACGTACGCCAAATGCTTGTCAGTTTAGATGGAGAAGGATTATAAGTAATCTTGATGTCCGTTCAAAGGGAGCTAGTGCCGAGGCATCTGATAAGGAAAAGGAGCTGAatgtttcttcattttctgAAACACAGACGGCTATTCAGGATGCACAAGAAAGCCAAAAACCACCACCTACTTCACAGCATCGTGATTCTCctgatgacgatgatgttgatgaggcgaatacaaacaaaaaaggcCATAATCAGTCAAACAAGATAGACTTTTTACTAAACTAAATAAACTTTAAAAGTATAATAAAACTTACTACAATTGGAAATAAGGCAAAGTAGACCGACAGTACATTCAAGTaaagtaaaaaaaattacttTTTTCATTACTAATTCGTAAAATTGAATCTTCGTCAAACTAACCACCCCCGTAAACTTTAATGGTCATCGTCCAATACTGTGATgtacatcatcaaatgcaCAGAGTCTCACACATACTCTTCATGTCGAAGCCATcgtttgatttttttcGACTATTCTCCTTTTTTTATAGTCGTATTGTTTATTCTTTTAGTTATGTCAAGTGCTTTGAACCCTTTTTGCAAATCTTATTCTCGCAATGGTTTGTtatgattttcaaagtaaGGTACatattattttgaaaattgtaaaCATATCACAAAAGGGTTCTCGTTTCTGTATTATAACAAACAGAACAAAGacagaaaaaaatagaacaataagaaaaataaaataaaataaaataaaatttttttctttggtcATTCATACACGCAAACACACCCCTCACAAGACAAAGGCGGAATTTAATTCTTCCTCTCTCCGAAGCTGGATGTCCCCTCCCGTTCCCCACCAATTACATAATCGTGTGAATTTGAATAGAAGCCAATTATGGTTTACTTGACTACCACGTCCTCCACTTCACAAATACACTCATTAATCTAATTGGAGACCGGGCCGCATGCAAATGTGCTTCGGTAAAGCACTAAAGACAAAAGTTATAAATAATATCACCAGAACTAAGGCCTATATACGACTAATTTCAATGGCACTGAATGTCAATTAACTCGACAAGCATATGTCGatcaaagaaagaaaattaaGAAAAAATATGATTGCATCCTCTTTGTAACTCTTAGAAGTGAACctaatgttgaaattcatTCATGTGTTCAGTTCCAGAACCCTTACACTATAGGCACGCTACGCATTATTTTTTAACATGTAGCAATAGAGAGCGGTTGATTACTCGcgaaattttttgaataaagttTTAGAGCAATGCTATATGTGGAATACGTCCTTGGAAGATagaggaaaaaaattggtttaGTTTTTTGATCTCTACGGCACATGAGTTTTGTTCTGTGTGTTACAAAAAATGCATCAATTAAAATATAGCCTGTACAGTCTAATATTTGACGCTTAATATGCCGAATCCACTAGCTGCAATAGGAAAAAAAAGGCTCTGCTGGCTCATAAT encodes the following:
- a CDS encoding Def1 regulator of RNA polymerase II; translated protein: MITLMGNKNIFKPSTFPKRKCKHEQTTAVAKPRNLRYKPSIEALNLLKQQTNPLEGPSSEHDTSLESNIREGQSKENESFISEISEVRDQGASMGGSPLALPPSSNLSLASRSHQSPILPHINIGQSLTLPSRHISEYSPPQPLDFLQEATGSQALQQPLSERQFRPIQPPQGSHIAQQNFPQRHEAQYYYPSPQHQQSQSFQPMHQSRAGSYPPPIIPLQQMPGTYPHNPEFYPSYQHPQLPPQPQYIPIHMQNYYQHSMPSSSSVPPQHQIYYNVVPYTMSDPYGGIVGIPRKSKQSSTWSAEEDKLLRELKEVQKLGWREISTFFHERTPNACQFRWRRIISNLDVRSKGASAEASDKEKESNVSSFSETQTAIQDAQESQKPPPTSQHRDSPDDDDVDEANTNKKGHNQSNKIDFLLN